One Streptomyces sp. V4I8 genomic window carries:
- a CDS encoding malate dehydrogenase has product MTRTPVNVTVTGAAGQIGYALLFRIASGQLLGADVPVKLRLLEITPALKAAEGTAMELDDCAFPLLQGIDISDDPNVAFDGANVALLVGARPRTKGMERGDLLEANGGIFKPQGQAINAHAADDIKVLVVGNPANTNALIAQAAAPDVPAERFTAMTRLDHNRALTQLAKKTGSTVADIKRLTIWGNHSATQYPDIFHATIAGKNAAEVVSDEKWLAEDFIPTVAKRGAAIIEARGASSAASAANAAIDHVHTWVNGTADGDWVSMGIPSDGSYGVPEGLISSFPVTTKDGKYEIVQGLDINEFSRARIDASVQELAEEREAVRSLGLI; this is encoded by the coding sequence ATGACCCGCACTCCCGTGAACGTCACCGTCACCGGCGCGGCCGGCCAGATCGGTTACGCCCTGCTCTTCCGCATCGCCTCCGGCCAGCTGCTCGGCGCGGACGTGCCGGTCAAGCTGCGCCTCCTGGAGATCACGCCCGCGCTCAAGGCCGCCGAGGGCACCGCCATGGAGCTCGACGACTGCGCGTTCCCGCTCCTCCAGGGCATCGACATCTCGGACGACCCGAACGTCGCCTTCGACGGCGCCAACGTCGCGCTGCTCGTGGGTGCCCGCCCCCGCACCAAGGGCATGGAGCGCGGTGACCTCCTGGAGGCCAACGGCGGCATCTTCAAGCCGCAGGGCCAGGCCATCAACGCGCACGCCGCGGACGACATCAAGGTCCTGGTAGTCGGCAACCCGGCCAACACCAACGCGCTCATCGCGCAGGCCGCCGCGCCCGACGTACCGGCCGAGCGCTTCACCGCGATGACCCGCCTCGACCACAACCGCGCGCTGACACAGCTCGCGAAGAAGACGGGCTCGACGGTCGCCGACATCAAGCGGCTCACCATCTGGGGCAACCACTCCGCCACCCAGTACCCGGACATCTTCCACGCCACCATCGCCGGCAAGAACGCCGCCGAGGTCGTGAGCGACGAGAAGTGGCTGGCCGAGGACTTCATCCCGACCGTCGCCAAGCGCGGTGCGGCGATCATCGAGGCCCGTGGCGCCTCCTCCGCGGCCTCCGCCGCCAACGCCGCCATCGACCACGTCCACACGTGGGTCAACGGCACCGCGGACGGCGACTGGGTCTCCATGGGTATCCCGTCCGACGGCTCGTACGGCGTCCCGGAGGGCCTCATCTCCTCCTTCCCGGTCACCACCAAGGACGGCAAGTACGAGATCGTCCAGGGCCTGGACATCAACGAGTTCTCCCGTGCCCGTATCGACGCCTCCGTCCAGGAGCTCGCCGAGGAGCGCGAGGCGGTCCGCTCCCTCGGCCTCATCTGA
- a CDS encoding GNAT family N-acetyltransferase: MEPVSTDQVTAFHRFNRYFTRRIGVLDDHYLGQDRPLGEARLLFEIGDGATLRELRSRLGLDAGYLSRMAKALEAQSMVRLSAHPQDNRLRMIELTPAGRVEVKEQDRRSGAVAAGLLAGLSETQRTELTRAMATTQRLLRLAGITVDHVDGAAPDARACLDAYAADIDERFPEGFDKDDLVRPEEVSGDAGAFFVAYEERRPVGCGALRRLEPGVGEIRHVWVHPGARRLGLARRLLDALEQEASARHFSVVRLDTHTALTEAQAMYRACGYTDIPAYDDNVYASHWFEKRLDG, translated from the coding sequence ATGGAGCCAGTATCGACGGACCAGGTGACGGCCTTCCACCGCTTCAACCGTTACTTCACCCGCCGCATCGGTGTCCTGGACGACCACTACCTCGGACAGGACCGCCCGCTGGGCGAGGCCCGGCTGCTCTTCGAGATCGGGGACGGCGCGACCCTGCGCGAACTCAGGAGCCGGCTCGGTCTGGACGCCGGGTATCTCAGCCGGATGGCCAAGGCGCTGGAGGCGCAGAGCATGGTCCGGCTGAGCGCCCACCCGCAGGACAACCGGCTGCGCATGATCGAGCTGACCCCGGCCGGGCGGGTGGAGGTGAAGGAGCAGGACCGGCGGTCGGGCGCGGTCGCGGCCGGGCTCCTCGCCGGCCTCAGCGAAACACAACGCACCGAACTGACCCGGGCGATGGCCACCACCCAGCGGCTGCTGCGCCTCGCGGGCATCACGGTCGACCACGTCGACGGCGCCGCACCGGACGCCCGGGCCTGCCTGGACGCCTACGCCGCCGACATCGACGAGCGGTTCCCCGAGGGGTTCGACAAGGACGACCTGGTACGGCCCGAGGAGGTGTCGGGCGACGCCGGCGCGTTCTTCGTCGCCTACGAGGAGCGCCGCCCCGTGGGCTGTGGCGCGCTACGGCGCCTGGAACCCGGCGTCGGCGAGATCCGCCATGTCTGGGTGCACCCCGGGGCCCGCCGCCTCGGCCTCGCCCGCCGTCTGCTCGATGCCCTCGAACAGGAGGCCTCCGCACGGCACTTCAGCGTCGTACGCCTCGACACTCACACCGCGCTCACCGAGGCACAGGCGATGTACCGGGCCTGCGGATACACGGACATCCCCGCGTACGACGACAACGTCTACGCCAGTCACTGGTTCGAGAAGCGCCTGGACGGCTGA
- a CDS encoding helix-turn-helix transcriptional regulator: protein MSHDESPTARVLLLLELLQNNPGITADRLAGRLGVSERAARRYVGILREAGIPVESARGPYGGYRLGRGLRLPPLMFTPTEALGLVMAVLEGHHDAADPSGPVGGALGKLLRALPEPVAHPAEAVRRVSTQGAPGTPARPDADLTAALVQAAAAHRRLRLGYRPGSHGERTMEVDPWAVVVHHGRWYLLCWSHTRDARRVLRVDRVTTLTVLPGTFEPPAGLNPVETVEEHLSEGWTHEVEIVVEAPASRVAEWLPRSLGRPEPIDDRTTRLLATTDEPDWYAKQLTAIRPPFRIVRPRELREAALALGRRLTQAAEGVDPDTAFD, encoded by the coding sequence ATGAGCCACGACGAAAGCCCCACCGCCCGCGTCCTCCTGCTCCTCGAACTCCTCCAGAACAACCCCGGGATCACCGCGGACCGCCTGGCCGGCCGCCTCGGCGTCTCCGAGCGCGCCGCCCGCCGCTATGTCGGCATCCTGCGCGAGGCCGGTATCCCCGTCGAGTCCGCCCGGGGCCCGTACGGTGGCTACCGCCTCGGCCGGGGGCTGCGGCTGCCGCCGCTGATGTTCACCCCGACCGAGGCGCTCGGCCTGGTCATGGCCGTCCTGGAAGGTCATCACGACGCGGCGGACCCGTCCGGCCCGGTGGGCGGCGCGCTCGGCAAGCTGCTGCGGGCCCTGCCCGAACCGGTCGCACACCCGGCCGAGGCGGTCCGCCGGGTCAGCACCCAGGGCGCCCCCGGCACGCCCGCGCGCCCCGACGCCGACCTCACCGCCGCCCTCGTCCAGGCCGCCGCCGCACACCGTCGACTACGCCTCGGCTACCGGCCGGGGTCGCACGGTGAGCGCACCATGGAGGTCGACCCGTGGGCGGTCGTCGTCCACCACGGCCGCTGGTATCTGCTGTGCTGGTCGCACACCCGCGACGCGCGACGCGTCCTGCGCGTGGACCGGGTGACGACCCTGACCGTCCTCCCAGGCACCTTCGAGCCGCCCGCCGGCCTGAACCCCGTCGAGACCGTCGAGGAGCACCTCTCCGAGGGGTGGACGCACGAGGTGGAGATCGTGGTCGAAGCGCCCGCCTCGCGCGTCGCCGAATGGCTCCCCCGCAGCCTCGGCCGCCCCGAACCGATCGACGACCGCACCACGCGCCTCCTCGCCACCACCGACGAACCGGACTGGTACGCCAAGCAGCTCACGGCGATCCGGCCACCGTTCCGGATCGTCAGGCCGCGCGAACTGCGGGAGGCGGCACTGGCGCTCGGCCGACGCCTCACGCAGGCGGCGGAAGGGGTCGACCCGGACACAGCCTTTGACTAA
- a CDS encoding DinB family protein, with amino-acid sequence MTYDTEQPVLAEPPVAGSEVDTLIGSLERQRRTLAWKCEGLDEAGLRARLAPSALTLGGLLKHLALVEDEYFTRRLLGVELPRPWDAVDWDAAPDWEWRSAAQDKPEELYALWERAVARSRANLGQVLSEGGVDQLARHTWPDGRAPSVRRILIDLVEEYARHVGQADLIRESIDGRVGEDPPANF; translated from the coding sequence ATGACTTACGACACCGAACAGCCGGTCCTCGCCGAGCCGCCCGTCGCCGGCTCCGAGGTCGACACCCTGATCGGCTCCCTGGAGCGGCAGCGCCGTACTCTCGCCTGGAAGTGCGAGGGGCTGGACGAGGCCGGCCTGCGTGCGCGGCTCGCGCCCTCCGCCCTCACCCTGGGCGGGCTGCTCAAGCATCTGGCCCTCGTCGAGGACGAGTACTTCACCCGGCGCCTGCTCGGGGTCGAGCTCCCCCGGCCGTGGGACGCGGTGGACTGGGACGCCGCCCCCGACTGGGAGTGGCGGTCGGCGGCGCAGGACAAGCCCGAGGAGCTGTACGCGCTGTGGGAGCGGGCGGTGGCCCGTTCGCGGGCGAACCTGGGGCAGGTGCTGTCCGAGGGAGGCGTGGACCAGTTGGCCCGGCACACCTGGCCCGACGGCCGGGCGCCCAGCGTGCGGCGCATCCTGATCGACCTCGTCGAGGAGTACGCCCGCCACGTCGGCCAGGCCGACCTGATCCGCGAGTCGATCGACGGCCGGGTGGGGGAGGACCCGCCGGCCAACTTCTGA
- a CDS encoding aldehyde dehydrogenase family protein, whose translation MTGQQAQQTIHAGGEWREAVNGATREIIDPADATPFAVVAEGDEKDTDLAVAAAHRAFDGGQGEWPRTPVAERAALLRRVADLLVRDREKLGLLESRDAGKTVEEGRVDIDCVADAFRYFADLVAAEAPGRVVDAGSPDLHSVVVHEPVGVCALITPWNYPLLQASWKIAPALAAGNTFVVKPSEITPLTTVALIELLVEAGLPAGVANVVTGPGHSVGARLAEHPDVDLVSFTGGLVSGTKVAQAAAPSVKKVALELGGKNPNVVFADACATDEAFDTAVDQALNAAFIHSGQVCSAGGRLIIEESVRDRFVTELARRAGRIRLGRGTADGVECGPLVSEQQRAKVEAYVDSALKEGAVLRSGGRRPEPSPERPENGYFYEPTVLDHCHREMRVVREEVFGPVLTVETFRTEDEAIALANDTEYGLAGAVWTADAGRARRVAGRLRHGTVWINDFHPYLPQAEWGGFGKSGVGRELGPAGLAEYRESKHVYQNLAPKPVRWFAG comes from the coding sequence ATGACCGGACAGCAGGCGCAGCAGACGATTCACGCGGGCGGCGAGTGGCGCGAGGCCGTCAACGGCGCGACGCGCGAAATCATCGACCCCGCGGACGCGACGCCGTTCGCCGTGGTCGCCGAGGGTGACGAGAAGGACACCGACCTGGCGGTGGCGGCCGCCCACCGCGCCTTCGACGGCGGTCAGGGGGAGTGGCCACGCACGCCCGTCGCCGAGCGTGCCGCCCTGCTGCGCCGCGTCGCCGACCTCCTGGTGCGCGACCGCGAGAAGCTCGGTCTGCTGGAGAGCCGCGACGCCGGCAAGACCGTCGAAGAGGGCCGGGTCGACATCGACTGCGTCGCCGACGCCTTCCGCTACTTCGCCGACCTCGTCGCCGCCGAGGCCCCGGGCCGGGTCGTCGACGCGGGCTCGCCCGACCTCCACAGCGTCGTCGTCCATGAGCCGGTCGGTGTCTGTGCGCTGATCACACCCTGGAACTACCCCCTCCTCCAGGCCAGTTGGAAGATCGCGCCCGCGCTCGCCGCCGGGAACACCTTCGTCGTCAAGCCCAGCGAGATCACCCCGCTGACGACCGTCGCCCTGATCGAGCTGCTGGTCGAGGCGGGCCTCCCGGCCGGCGTCGCCAACGTCGTCACCGGGCCCGGCCATTCGGTCGGCGCCCGCCTCGCCGAGCACCCCGACGTCGACCTCGTCTCCTTCACCGGCGGCCTGGTCAGCGGCACGAAGGTGGCCCAGGCCGCGGCGCCGAGCGTCAAGAAGGTCGCCCTCGAACTCGGCGGCAAGAACCCCAACGTCGTCTTCGCCGACGCCTGCGCCACCGACGAGGCCTTCGACACCGCCGTCGACCAGGCCCTCAACGCCGCCTTCATCCACAGTGGCCAGGTCTGCTCGGCGGGCGGCCGCCTCATCATCGAGGAGTCCGTCCGGGACCGCTTCGTCACCGAACTCGCCCGCAGGGCAGGCAGGATCCGCCTCGGCCGCGGCACCGCCGACGGCGTCGAGTGCGGACCGCTCGTCTCCGAGCAGCAGCGCGCGAAGGTCGAGGCGTACGTCGACTCCGCGCTCAAGGAGGGCGCGGTGCTGCGCTCCGGCGGCAGGCGGCCCGAGCCGTCCCCGGAGCGGCCGGAGAACGGCTACTTCTACGAGCCGACCGTCCTCGACCACTGCCACCGCGAGATGCGGGTCGTACGCGAGGAGGTCTTCGGCCCGGTCCTCACCGTCGAGACCTTCCGCACCGAGGACGAGGCGATCGCCCTCGCCAACGACACCGAGTACGGCCTCGCGGGCGCCGTCTGGACCGCCGACGCGGGGCGGGCGCGACGGGTCGCGGGCCGGTTGCGGCACGGCACCGTCTGGATCAACGACTTCCACCCCTACCTTCCCCAGGCGGAGTGGGGCGGCTTCGGCAAGAGCGGCGTGGGTCGCGAACTCGGCCCCGCCGGGCTTGCCGAGTACCGCGAGAGCAAGCACGTGTACCAGAACCTCGCGCCGAAGCCGGTCCGCTGGTTCGCCGGCTGA
- a CDS encoding GMC family oxidoreductase — MSENTPVYDYVVIGGGTAGSVIASRLTENPDVTVAVIEGGPSDVNRDDVLTLRRWMGLLGGDLDYDYPTTEQPRGNSHIRHSRARVLGGCSSHNTLIAFKPLPSDWDEWEEAGATGWGAVPMEAYYARLKNNIVPVDEKDRNAIARDFVDAAQGALGVPRVEGFNKQPFTDGVGFFDLAYHPENNKRSSASVAYLHPVMDERENLTILLETWAYKLELDGTRAEGVHVRTKDGEELLVRARREVVLCAGAVDSPRLLMHSGIGPKEDLTRLGIPVVHDLPGVGENLLDHPESVIVWETDGPIPDNSAMDSDAGLFVRRDPEHPGPDLMFHFYQIPFTDNPERLGYERPEFGVSMTPNIPKPRSRGRLYLTSADPAVKPALDFRYFTDEDDYDGRTLVDGIRIAREIAKTEPLANWLKREVCPGPDVTGDEELSEYARKVAHTVYHPAGTCRMGAADDEQAVVDPQLRIRGLEGIRIADASVFPTMTAVNPMIGVLMVGEKAVDLLGGEA; from the coding sequence ATGTCCGAGAACACCCCTGTCTACGACTACGTCGTGATCGGCGGCGGCACGGCCGGATCGGTCATCGCCTCCCGGCTCACCGAGAACCCCGACGTCACCGTCGCCGTCATCGAGGGCGGCCCCAGCGACGTCAACCGGGACGACGTCCTCACCCTGCGCCGCTGGATGGGCCTGCTCGGCGGCGACCTCGACTACGACTACCCCACCACCGAGCAGCCACGCGGCAACTCGCACATCCGGCACAGCCGGGCCCGTGTCCTGGGCGGCTGTTCCTCGCACAACACGCTCATCGCCTTCAAGCCGCTGCCGTCCGACTGGGACGAGTGGGAGGAGGCCGGCGCCACGGGCTGGGGCGCGGTGCCGATGGAGGCGTACTACGCCCGTCTGAAGAACAACATCGTCCCGGTCGACGAGAAGGACCGGAACGCCATCGCCCGCGACTTCGTCGACGCGGCGCAGGGCGCGCTCGGCGTCCCGCGCGTCGAGGGCTTCAACAAGCAGCCCTTCACCGACGGCGTCGGCTTCTTCGACCTCGCCTACCACCCCGAGAACAACAAGCGCTCGTCGGCGTCGGTGGCGTATCTGCACCCGGTGATGGACGAGCGCGAGAACCTGACGATCCTGCTGGAGACCTGGGCGTACAAGCTGGAGCTCGACGGCACGCGCGCCGAGGGTGTCCACGTCCGCACCAAGGACGGCGAGGAACTCCTGGTCCGCGCCCGGCGCGAGGTCGTCCTGTGCGCGGGCGCCGTCGACTCGCCCCGGCTGCTGATGCACTCCGGCATCGGCCCCAAGGAGGACCTCACCCGGCTCGGCATACCGGTGGTCCACGACCTGCCGGGCGTCGGCGAGAACCTGCTCGACCACCCCGAGTCGGTGATCGTCTGGGAGACCGACGGGCCGATCCCGGACAACTCCGCGATGGACTCCGACGCGGGCCTTTTCGTCCGCCGGGACCCCGAACACCCGGGCCCCGACCTGATGTTCCACTTCTACCAGATCCCCTTCACGGACAACCCGGAGCGACTGGGCTACGAGCGCCCGGAGTTCGGTGTCTCGATGACCCCGAACATCCCCAAGCCGAGGAGCCGCGGCCGGCTGTACCTGACCAGCGCCGACCCGGCCGTGAAGCCCGCGCTCGACTTCCGCTACTTCACCGACGAGGACGACTACGACGGCCGCACCCTCGTCGACGGCATCCGCATCGCCCGCGAGATCGCCAAGACCGAACCGCTGGCGAACTGGCTCAAGCGGGAGGTGTGCCCCGGCCCCGACGTCACCGGCGACGAGGAGCTGAGCGAGTACGCCCGCAAGGTCGCACACACCGTGTACCACCCGGCGGGCACCTGCCGTATGGGCGCCGCCGACGACGAACAGGCCGTGGTGGATCCACAGTTGCGGATCCGCGGCCTGGAAGGAATTCGTATAGCCGACGCTTCCGTCTTCCCGACGATGACCGCCGTGAACCCGATGATCGGGGTGCTCATGGTCGGGGAGAAGGCCGTCGACCTGCTCGGAGGTGAGGCGTGA
- a CDS encoding glycine betaine/L-proline ABC transporter ATP-binding protein: MSTAPATSGTPATSGTSATSGTSGTPVFSVEGLWKVFGPKADRVPADPELAGLTPAELRARTGCTAAVQDVSFDVRKGEVFVVMGLSGSGKSTLVRCLTRLIEPTAGTIAIDGEDVRAMDKTRLRELRRHRAAMVFQHFGLLPHRTVLDNVAYGLEIQGVGKAERRERAAQVVAKVGLEGMEHRRPGQLSGGQRQRVGLARALAVDPEVLLFDEPFSALDPLIRRDMQEEVVRLHREEGRTMVFITHDLSEALKLGDRIALMRDGRVVQLGTPEEIVGSPADDYVREFVRDVPREQVMTVRTAMRAASAGESGNGPAVAPDATVSEAIEAVARTGAPARVMDGARCLGVVDHERLLGVVAGTEQSAPAGAGRSAPAGAGQGAVAGAGKSKEVA, translated from the coding sequence ATGAGTACTGCCCCTGCTACTTCTGGTACCCCTGCTACTTCTGGTACCTCTGCCACTTCTGGTACCTCTGGTACCCCTGTTTTCTCGGTCGAAGGTCTCTGGAAGGTCTTCGGCCCGAAGGCCGACCGTGTCCCCGCCGACCCGGAGCTGGCCGGGCTCACGCCCGCCGAGCTGCGCGCCCGCACCGGCTGCACGGCGGCCGTCCAGGACGTCTCCTTCGACGTCCGCAAGGGCGAGGTCTTCGTCGTCATGGGCCTGTCCGGCTCCGGCAAGTCCACGCTGGTGCGCTGTCTGACCCGGCTGATCGAGCCGACGGCCGGCACGATCGCCATCGACGGCGAGGACGTGCGCGCCATGGACAAGACCCGCCTGCGCGAACTGCGCCGGCACCGCGCCGCGATGGTCTTCCAGCACTTCGGCCTGCTGCCGCACCGCACGGTCCTGGACAACGTGGCGTACGGCCTGGAGATCCAGGGCGTCGGCAAGGCCGAGCGCCGTGAGCGGGCCGCCCAGGTCGTCGCCAAGGTCGGCCTGGAGGGCATGGAGCACCGCAGGCCGGGCCAGCTGTCCGGCGGTCAGCGCCAGCGCGTCGGACTGGCCCGCGCGTTGGCGGTGGACCCGGAGGTGCTGCTCTTCGACGAGCCGTTCAGCGCGCTCGACCCGCTGATCCGGCGGGACATGCAGGAGGAGGTCGTCCGCCTGCACCGCGAGGAGGGCCGCACGATGGTCTTCATCACCCATGACCTCAGCGAGGCCCTCAAGCTCGGCGACCGCATCGCCCTCATGCGCGACGGCCGCGTCGTCCAGCTGGGCACCCCCGAGGAGATCGTGGGCTCCCCGGCCGACGACTACGTCCGCGAGTTCGTCCGCGACGTTCCGCGCGAGCAGGTCATGACCGTGCGTACGGCCATGCGCGCCGCGTCGGCGGGCGAGAGCGGCAACGGCCCGGCGGTCGCGCCGGACGCGACGGTGTCCGAGGCGATCGAGGCCGTGGCGCGTACCGGTGCCCCGGCCCGGGTCATGGACGGGGCCCGCTGTCTGGGCGTGGTCGACCACGAACGGCTGCTCGGCGTAGTGGCGGGGACGGAGCAGAGCGCGCCGGCCGGGGCGGGGCGCAGTGCCCCAGCGGGGGCAGGGCAAGGTGCCGTAGCGGGGGCGGGGAAGAGCAAGGAGGTGGCTTGA
- a CDS encoding ABC transporter permease, whose translation MATVTTAAPRIAVPGVLKHPVLRKLLLLALAAAVLVPLANARWASGSWPAALTVDFSDQLTKASVWIIDNRDSHPLFVYFFGHISNAVVICVRAVYLVLLAAGWAGVTAAASLIAWRVAGRRLAAGTGAAFLACGFLGMWIPTMQTLALMVVAVLASVVVGALLGLAAGLSDRMDRILRPVLDTMQVLPAYAYLLPVVLVFGMGVPAAVLATVVYAAPPMARLTALGLRGADKEVLEAVESLGATARQRLLTARIPLASKELLLGLNQTIMMALSMAVIASVIGAGGLGDRVYQALGSVDVGAALAAGIPIVLLAVVLDRVTGAAGEGLGEEPQPNGRARWGYALAAAVVVAVAGRLAGRLDWPDTWTLNIAEPVNRAVDWMTDHLYSGVPVIGGTADWAAHFTTWVLDPVRDTLQWLPWWSVLLIVAALAWLIGTWRTALTAVLAMTAIGVLGVWTPSLDTLSQVLAAVAVTLLLGFATGIAAARSDRVERLLRPVLDVFQTMPQFVYLIPVVALFGVGRAPAVAAAVVYALPAVVRITTQGLRQVDQAALESARSLGATPAQQLRQVQLPLARPALLLAVNQGVVLVLAVVIIGGLVGGGALGYEVVAGLAQGDLATGLVAGAAIVCLGLMLDRVTQPTERRAKKGA comes from the coding sequence ATGGCCACCGTCACCACTGCCGCTCCCCGCATCGCCGTTCCGGGCGTCCTCAAACACCCGGTCCTGCGCAAGCTCCTGCTGCTCGCCCTCGCCGCCGCGGTCCTCGTGCCGCTGGCGAACGCCCGCTGGGCGAGCGGCAGCTGGCCGGCCGCGCTGACCGTCGACTTCTCCGACCAGCTCACCAAGGCCAGCGTCTGGATCATCGACAACCGCGACAGCCACCCGCTGTTCGTCTACTTCTTCGGGCACATCAGCAACGCGGTCGTGATCTGCGTACGCGCCGTGTACCTGGTGCTGCTCGCGGCCGGCTGGGCCGGCGTCACCGCCGCCGCGTCCCTGATCGCCTGGCGGGTCGCGGGCCGGCGACTCGCCGCCGGTACCGGTGCCGCGTTCCTGGCCTGCGGGTTCCTCGGTATGTGGATCCCGACCATGCAGACCCTCGCGCTGATGGTCGTGGCGGTCCTCGCCTCGGTCGTCGTGGGCGCGCTGCTGGGCCTCGCCGCCGGGCTTTCCGACCGTATGGACAGGATCCTGCGCCCCGTCCTGGACACCATGCAGGTGCTCCCCGCGTACGCCTACCTGCTCCCCGTCGTCCTGGTCTTCGGCATGGGCGTCCCCGCGGCCGTCCTGGCCACCGTCGTCTATGCCGCCCCGCCGATGGCCCGCCTCACCGCCCTCGGACTGCGCGGCGCCGACAAGGAGGTGCTGGAGGCTGTCGAGTCGCTCGGCGCCACCGCACGGCAGCGTCTGCTCACCGCCCGCATCCCGCTGGCCAGCAAGGAACTGCTGCTCGGCCTCAACCAGACGATCATGATGGCGCTGTCGATGGCCGTCATCGCGTCGGTCATCGGCGCGGGCGGCCTCGGTGACCGCGTCTACCAGGCGCTGGGCTCGGTCGACGTCGGTGCCGCGCTCGCGGCCGGCATCCCGATCGTGCTGCTCGCCGTCGTCCTGGACCGGGTGACGGGCGCGGCGGGGGAGGGACTCGGCGAGGAGCCGCAGCCGAACGGCCGGGCACGCTGGGGCTACGCCCTGGCCGCCGCCGTCGTCGTAGCCGTCGCCGGACGTCTCGCGGGCCGCCTCGACTGGCCCGACACCTGGACCCTGAACATCGCCGAGCCGGTCAACCGCGCCGTCGACTGGATGACCGACCACCTCTACTCGGGCGTCCCCGTCATCGGCGGCACCGCCGACTGGGCGGCCCACTTCACCACCTGGGTCCTCGACCCCGTCCGCGACACCCTGCAGTGGCTGCCCTGGTGGTCGGTCCTGCTGATCGTCGCCGCCCTCGCCTGGCTGATCGGCACCTGGCGCACCGCGCTCACCGCCGTGCTCGCCATGACCGCGATCGGCGTCCTGGGCGTGTGGACCCCCTCGCTCGACACCCTCTCCCAGGTCCTGGCGGCCGTCGCCGTCACCCTGCTCCTGGGCTTCGCGACCGGCATCGCGGCCGCCCGCAGCGACCGCGTCGAGCGGCTGCTGAGGCCCGTCCTCGACGTCTTCCAGACGATGCCGCAGTTCGTGTACCTGATCCCGGTGGTCGCGCTGTTCGGCGTCGGCCGCGCCCCCGCCGTCGCCGCGGCCGTCGTCTACGCCCTGCCCGCCGTCGTCCGCATCACCACCCAGGGCCTGCGCCAGGTCGACCAGGCCGCCCTGGAGTCGGCCCGCTCGCTCGGCGCGACCCCCGCCCAGCAGCTTCGCCAGGTCCAACTGCCGCTCGCCCGCCCGGCGTTGCTGCTCGCCGTCAACCAGGGCGTGGTCCTGGTCCTCGCCGTCGTCATCATCGGCGGCCTGGTCGGCGGCGGTGCGCTCGGCTACGAGGTCGTCGCCGGTCTCGCGCAGGGCGACCTCGCGACCGGACTGGTGGCCGGCGCGGCGATCGTCTGCCTGGGCCTGATGCTCGACCGGGTGACCCAGCCGACCGAACGCCGCGCGAAGAAGGGAGCGTGA
- a CDS encoding ABC transporter substrate-binding protein, whose protein sequence is MRLRTRRTRASRTTAVVAGVSSLALLTGCGAADMTKQASPFANAQGAKTVTLSVQSWVGAQANVAVAQYLLEHELGYRVDTVQIDEVPAWDALSQGRVDALMEDWGHPEEEQRYVKDKKTIVPGGDLGVTGHIGWYVPTYFAKQHPDVTDWKNLDKYADRMRTAESGGKGQLMDGSPSYVTNDKALVDNLDLDYQVVFAGSEAAQITQIKQFAKEKKPFLTYWYSPQWLFKKVPMTEVKLPEYKEGCDADPEKVACAYPHTPLQKYLNADFAKTGGEAAALLKKFKWTTEDQNEVSLMIAEQKLSPEEAAKKWADSHESTWKAWLS, encoded by the coding sequence ATGCGACTTCGTACGCGTAGGACCCGTGCGTCTCGTACGACTGCCGTAGTGGCCGGCGTGTCCTCGCTGGCGCTGCTGACCGGCTGCGGCGCCGCGGACATGACCAAGCAGGCCTCGCCGTTCGCCAACGCCCAGGGCGCCAAGACCGTGACCCTGTCCGTCCAGTCCTGGGTAGGCGCGCAGGCCAACGTGGCCGTCGCCCAGTACCTCCTGGAGCACGAGCTCGGCTACCGCGTCGACACCGTCCAGATCGACGAAGTTCCCGCCTGGGACGCGCTCAGCCAGGGCCGCGTCGACGCGCTCATGGAGGACTGGGGGCACCCGGAGGAGGAGCAGCGGTACGTCAAGGACAAGAAGACGATCGTGCCCGGCGGCGACCTCGGGGTCACCGGGCACATCGGCTGGTACGTCCCGACGTACTTCGCCAAGCAGCACCCGGACGTCACCGACTGGAAGAACCTCGACAAGTACGCCGACCGGATGCGTACCGCCGAGAGCGGTGGCAAGGGCCAGCTGATGGACGGCTCGCCCTCCTACGTCACCAACGACAAGGCGCTGGTGGACAACCTGGACCTGGACTACCAGGTGGTGTTCGCCGGTTCGGAGGCCGCGCAGATCACGCAGATCAAGCAGTTCGCCAAGGAGAAGAAGCCCTTCCTGACGTACTGGTACTCCCCGCAGTGGCTGTTCAAGAAGGTCCCGATGACCGAGGTGAAGCTGCCGGAGTACAAGGAGGGCTGCGACGCCGACCCGGAGAAGGTCGCCTGCGCCTATCCGCACACCCCGCTGCAGAAGTACCTCAACGCGGACTTCGCCAAGACCGGCGGCGAGGCGGCGGCCCTGCTGAAGAAGTTCAAGTGGACGACCGAGGACCAGAACGAGGTCTCCCTGATGATCGCCGAGCAGAAGCTGTCGCCGGAGGAGGCGGCGAAGAAGTGGGCGGACAGCCACGAGTCCACGTGGAAGGCGTGGCTGTCCTGA